In the uncultured Methanobacterium sp. genome, one interval contains:
- a CDS encoding AAA family ATPase encodes MTPAKNGESALGMGLDALIRKEKPKNEDKPKKQRGNEKKVHVKNKTSEKTVSRSYSKVKSPQKTKKPRKTKEDPNKVIIDGVVLDVRKNPRISLWSARSAAVLRFLKNTKPAFSISKEASALIEEAVQQKYPEIWEMFEEENF; translated from the coding sequence ATGACTCCTGCTAAAAATGGTGAGAGTGCACTGGGAATGGGATTGGATGCTCTGATTCGGAAAGAAAAACCTAAAAATGAGGATAAACCGAAGAAGCAGCGAGGCAATGAAAAAAAAGTACATGTAAAGAATAAAACTTCTGAGAAAACAGTTTCCAGAAGTTATTCAAAGGTTAAAAGCCCTCAAAAAACTAAAAAGCCCAGAAAAACCAAGGAAGATCCAAATAAAGTCATCATTGATGGGGTGGTGTTGGATGTGCGTAAAAATCCGCGCATATCGTTATGGTCTGCCAGATCAGCAGCTGTTTTGAGATTTTTAAAGAATACCAAACCCGCATTCAGTATAAGTAAAGAGGCTTCTGCCCTTATTGAAGAGGCAGTGCAACAGAAATATCCTGAGATATGGGAAATGTTTGAGGAGGAAAATTTTTAG
- a CDS encoding ParA family protein: MAEVISILNQKGGCGKTTTAVNLSAALALLGKKVLVIDMDPQANATTAFGVEKNEDNSVYRVLTGEQTVGEAIVSTEISQLDLLPSHISLSGAEIELSKDIGFPFILKESMDGLLDDYDYVLLDVPPSLGILTINALVAADSVIIPIQAEFYALEGMADLLDAMKLVESRLNSPSPIKGILITLYDSRTRLGRDVYHNVKQYFGDTEYIFKTTIPRNVKLAEAPSHGKPCIIYDDECIGTEAYNDLAKEFLSLNESDVRDNK, translated from the coding sequence ATGGCAGAAGTAATATCAATACTCAATCAAAAGGGTGGTTGTGGTAAAACCACCACCGCAGTAAACCTTTCAGCTGCATTAGCATTGTTAGGAAAGAAAGTTCTGGTAATTGATATGGACCCCCAGGCTAATGCCACCACCGCGTTCGGTGTGGAGAAAAACGAGGATAATTCAGTTTACCGGGTTTTAACTGGAGAACAGACAGTGGGCGAGGCCATTGTCTCCACTGAAATTTCCCAGCTGGACCTCCTTCCCAGCCATATCTCACTGAGTGGGGCTGAAATAGAGCTCAGTAAAGATATTGGATTCCCATTCATACTAAAAGAATCAATGGATGGTCTTCTGGATGATTACGATTATGTTTTACTGGATGTGCCTCCTTCTCTGGGTATCTTAACCATTAATGCCCTGGTAGCTGCCGATAGTGTCATCATACCTATCCAGGCTGAGTTCTATGCCCTGGAGGGAATGGCTGATCTTTTAGATGCCATGAAACTGGTTGAAAGTCGCCTAAACAGTCCTTCACCCATAAAGGGAATATTAATCACCCTTTATGATTCCCGTACTCGACTGGGCCGGGATGTTTACCATAACGTTAAACAGTACTTCGGTGACACTGAATACATTTTTAAAACTACCATTCCTCGTAATGTGAAACTGGCTGAGGCCCCTAGCCATGGAAAACCATGTATTATCTATGATGATGAATGTATAGGGACTGAAGCTTATAATGACCTTGCCAAGGAATTTTTATCGTTGAATGAATCTGATGTGAGGGATAATAAATGA
- a CDS encoding Xaa-Pro peptidase family protein, with amino-acid sequence MDKVPLSQLEGRMRSFKDIMDVSNPEWEMVVIFSKINLYYFTGTMQDGMLIVPREGDPTFWVRRSYQRAQDESLFPYIKSMRSFRDARQDIETLPDTVYLETEVVPLAMYQRFTKHFPFNEFRSVDLQLAAVRAVKTNYELSFMRKSGKIHQRVLEDMGPEMLREGMSEADLAVELFSTLVKEGHDGLTRFGMFDNEIVVGHVGFGDSSIYPTYFDGASGTRGLSPAAPVLGSRYRKLEKGDLVFVDVGCAVNGYNTDKTMTYMYGSPLPDHALEIHQRCVEIQNQIARMLKPGAIPSRIYGKIMDNLDEAFLENFMGFGPRKVKFLGHAIGLLIDELPVIAEKFDQPLQEGMVFAVEPKNGIKDVGMVGIENTFIVTSNGGECITGNHPGMIPVF; translated from the coding sequence ATGGATAAGGTTCCTCTATCTCAGCTTGAAGGTAGGATGAGATCTTTTAAGGACATAATGGATGTTTCTAACCCTGAGTGGGAAATGGTGGTAATTTTCAGCAAAATTAACCTCTACTACTTCACCGGGACCATGCAGGATGGTATGTTAATTGTGCCTCGTGAGGGAGATCCCACCTTCTGGGTGAGGCGCAGCTACCAGAGAGCTCAGGATGAATCACTTTTTCCATATATTAAATCAATGAGGAGTTTCCGAGATGCCCGCCAGGATATTGAAACCCTCCCTGATACAGTGTACCTGGAAACCGAGGTGGTGCCACTGGCCATGTATCAACGTTTCACCAAGCATTTTCCTTTTAATGAATTTCGTTCCGTTGATTTGCAGTTGGCTGCTGTGCGGGCAGTTAAAACTAACTACGAACTTTCCTTCATGAGAAAGTCTGGAAAAATCCATCAGCGCGTCTTAGAGGATATGGGGCCAGAAATGCTACGCGAGGGGATGAGTGAAGCTGATCTGGCCGTTGAACTATTCTCTACTCTGGTAAAGGAGGGCCATGATGGATTAACCCGTTTTGGAATGTTCGATAACGAGATTGTGGTGGGTCATGTTGGTTTTGGTGACAGTTCCATCTACCCCACCTATTTTGACGGTGCCAGTGGAACTCGTGGATTAAGTCCAGCAGCACCAGTTCTTGGAAGCCGGTATCGAAAGCTTGAAAAAGGTGATCTGGTATTTGTAGATGTTGGCTGTGCTGTTAATGGATACAACACTGACAAAACCATGACCTACATGTATGGTAGTCCCTTACCCGACCATGCCCTGGAAATACACCAGAGATGTGTGGAAATTCAAAATCAGATAGCCCGAATGCTGAAACCAGGCGCAATTCCCTCTAGGATATATGGTAAGATTATGGATAACCTGGACGAGGCCTTTCTGGAAAACTTCATGGGTTTTGGGCCACGTAAGGTGAAGTTTTTAGGACACGCAATAGGTCTGTTGATTGATGAACTTCCGGTGATTGCCGAAAAATTCGACCAACCCCTCCAGGAAGGAATGGTGTTCGCAGTGGAGCCTAAAAATGGAATTAAAGATGTAGGAATGGTGGGAATTGAGAATACCTTTATTGTCACATCCAATGGAGGGGAATGCATCACCGGGAACCATCCTGGAATGATCCCTGTATTTTGA
- the cfbB gene encoding Ni-sirohydrochlorin a,c-diamide synthase codes for MRLVLAGTGSAVGKTTISTGIMKALSSEQEVQPYKAGPDYIDTTYHTLATGNISRNLDSFFMSDGQIREAFERGLKISNSKIGVIEGVRGLYEGISPTGDVGNTASIAKALNAPVVLILNSRSLVKSAAAIVIGFKTLDPTIRIEGVILNMVKNRKHYLKTKEAVEKLADTPVIGGIPRDEAITVEQRHLGLVPAVERENIKRNIEDWGRVMEENIDLDALTSIMKGAGKLPEGREPLFQQETTQKVKMGIARDEVFTFYYQDNLEALEANNAELVYFSPLHDEEVPDVDGIYIGGGYPEIFARELEANQAMRSSIKKFHQEARPIYAECGGLMYLTRSINHHQMCDVFGYDSHMTKKPQALSYVIARAAQDNIIIPEGEIFHGHEFHYSKLELEGLKPKFAFEIMRGKGVTGSMDGLMSKNTLASYVHTHVSACSTFASRLVKTAAGDCGK; via the coding sequence ATGAGATTAGTACTGGCAGGCACAGGTAGCGCAGTGGGGAAGACTACCATTTCCACGGGAATAATGAAAGCTCTCTCCAGTGAGCAGGAAGTTCAACCCTATAAAGCAGGCCCGGATTATATTGATACCACTTATCATACCCTGGCCACTGGAAACATCAGCCGAAATCTGGATTCATTTTTCATGAGTGATGGCCAGATCCGCGAGGCATTTGAAAGGGGTTTGAAGATTTCAAACTCAAAAATAGGAGTTATAGAAGGTGTTAGGGGGCTTTATGAAGGAATAAGTCCCACTGGAGATGTGGGAAACACGGCATCAATTGCCAAAGCACTCAACGCACCAGTTGTTCTCATTTTAAACTCCCGCAGCCTGGTTAAAAGTGCTGCAGCCATTGTAATTGGATTTAAAACTCTGGATCCCACCATTAGAATTGAGGGTGTCATTCTGAATATGGTTAAAAACAGGAAACACTACCTGAAAACCAAGGAAGCTGTGGAAAAACTGGCGGATACTCCAGTAATTGGTGGTATTCCTCGAGATGAGGCCATTACTGTAGAACAACGTCATCTTGGCCTGGTTCCGGCAGTGGAAAGGGAGAATATTAAACGGAACATTGAAGACTGGGGGCGGGTCATGGAGGAGAACATAGACCTTGATGCACTTACCAGCATAATGAAAGGTGCGGGGAAACTGCCTGAAGGAAGAGAACCTCTTTTTCAGCAGGAAACCACCCAGAAGGTTAAAATGGGCATTGCCCGGGATGAAGTCTTCACCTTTTACTACCAGGACAACCTTGAGGCTTTGGAGGCTAATAATGCAGAACTGGTTTACTTCAGCCCATTACACGATGAAGAAGTACCAGATGTGGATGGGATTTACATTGGGGGAGGTTACCCTGAGATATTTGCACGGGAACTGGAAGCCAACCAGGCCATGCGCAGTTCCATTAAAAAGTTCCACCAGGAAGCACGGCCAATTTATGCAGAGTGTGGGGGATTAATGTATCTCACCCGTTCCATAAACCATCATCAGATGTGTGATGTGTTTGGTTACGATTCTCATATGACCAAAAAACCCCAGGCTCTGAGTTACGTCATTGCTAGGGCAGCACAGGATAACATCATTATTCCAGAAGGAGAGATATTCCATGGTCATGAGTTTCACTACTCCAAACTGGAACTGGAAGGCCTTAAACCTAAATTTGCATTTGAGATAATGAGGGGTAAAGGGGTAACTGGGTCTATGGATGGACTAATGAGTAAGAACACATTGGCCAGTTACGTTCACACCCATGTATCAGCATGTTCCACCTTTGCCAGTAGGCTGGTTAAAACTGCAGCAGGAGATTGTGGCAAGTAA
- a CDS encoding putative DNA modification/repair radical SAM protein, with amino-acid sequence MMEIEKLRILGEASQYDLCNYVGLNKENFTSRNLPGIYHARTQSGCQVPLFKVLMSNHCTSDCKYCINHCHNRFERIEFSPEELISVFLHYYQNHYAEGLFLSSGMPGDADVAMEKMVEVARKLRLEYEYQGYIHLKVIPGASYDMIKRAMNLADRVSVNLESATQSGFQELTSTKDYHNDVLRRMKWIGRLKKRHRDMAPSGQSTQLIVGANNETDQDILKRAEWLHKHLNINLSYLSPFEPIRETPLENHTTPEGKRTPRLYQAQFLLNSYDFSLDELVLDDQGFLILDDDPKLLWAKSNPDTFPVEVNEASFKELLRVPGIGKKSAQRILDARRKGVKFSKLDDLKKLGVVAKRAEPFIQLNHARQTTLSF; translated from the coding sequence TTGATGGAGATAGAAAAACTGCGTATCCTGGGCGAAGCCTCCCAATACGACCTCTGCAACTATGTAGGGCTAAATAAGGAGAATTTCACTTCCCGTAACCTACCTGGGATTTATCATGCCCGCACTCAAAGTGGGTGCCAGGTTCCCCTATTCAAGGTCCTGATGAGTAATCACTGCACCAGTGACTGCAAATACTGTATTAATCACTGCCATAACCGTTTTGAAAGGATTGAATTTTCGCCAGAAGAGTTAATATCGGTTTTTCTTCACTATTATCAAAATCACTATGCTGAAGGGCTTTTTTTAAGTTCAGGAATGCCCGGGGATGCTGATGTGGCCATGGAGAAGATGGTGGAGGTGGCCCGTAAACTGCGCCTGGAATATGAGTACCAGGGTTACATACACCTTAAAGTAATTCCAGGGGCTTCCTATGATATGATTAAAAGGGCCATGAACCTGGCAGACCGGGTGAGTGTGAACCTTGAATCAGCCACTCAATCTGGTTTCCAGGAACTCACCAGCACTAAAGATTACCATAACGATGTTCTGCGGAGAATGAAATGGATTGGACGTTTGAAAAAACGCCACAGAGATATGGCACCTTCCGGTCAGAGTACCCAGCTAATTGTGGGAGCCAACAATGAAACTGACCAGGACATACTTAAACGGGCAGAATGGCTCCATAAACATTTGAATATTAACCTAAGTTACCTCAGTCCCTTTGAGCCCATCAGAGAAACTCCACTGGAAAATCACACCACACCTGAAGGTAAGCGAACTCCCCGACTTTATCAGGCTCAGTTTCTCTTGAACTCTTATGATTTTTCACTGGATGAACTGGTTCTGGATGATCAAGGTTTCCTCATCCTGGATGATGATCCCAAACTGCTCTGGGCAAAATCTAACCCAGATACTTTCCCTGTGGAAGTAAATGAAGCCAGTTTTAAAGAGTTACTGCGTGTTCCGGGCATAGGAAAAAAATCTGCCCAAAGGATCCTGGATGCCCGTAGAAAAGGAGTAAAATTCAGTAAACTGGACGATCTTAAGAAGTTAGGCGTGGTGGCAAAAAGAGCTGAGCCATTTATCCAGTTGAACCATGCCAGACAGACCACACTGTCATTTTAA